Proteins encoded in a region of the Candidatus Nitrosomarinus catalina genome:
- a CDS encoding Zn-ribbon domain-containing OB-fold protein, whose amino-acid sequence MSVEEQMIENAKEGKVLTHKCSSCGHLHLSTVYYCQKCGSKGFEDTILEGVGSIATYTIITVPPAGFEKHTPYAFVVLQLDNAELRISGFMGGIATPDDLPVGTRAKITGFDERGIIIEKQ is encoded by the coding sequence ATGTCTGTCGAAGAACAAATGATTGAAAATGCAAAAGAAGGCAAAGTTTTAACTCACAAATGTTCAAGTTGCGGTCATCTCCATTTATCCACAGTATATTACTGCCAAAAATGTGGAAGTAAAGGATTTGAAGACACTATTTTAGAGGGTGTAGGCTCAATTGCTACATATACTATTATCACGGTACCGCCTGCAGGATTTGAAAAACATACTCCATATGCTTTTGTAGTACTCCAATTAGATAATGCAGAATTGAGAATTTCTGGATTTATGGGAGGAATTGCAACTCCTGATGATTTACCTGTTGGAACTAGAGCAAAAATCACTGGTTTTGATGAAAGAGGAATCATCATAGAAAAACAGTAA
- a CDS encoding thiolase domain-containing protein — protein sequence MCFVEKVCVLGAGSTKYGKLADSIADITTQASVAAIESAGIDPKEIGASYISNVFGIADKQVHIGPVLMSRLGIPDKPSLTIESACGSGSVSFREAYANIAAGFYDCLIATGVEKVTHTGTEWTTTYFAYCSDFFYEGQAGASFPGLFASMARAYLTEFDATEEDFAAVAVKNHDNGVLNPKAHMQKKITVDDVMNSAVVASPLKLYDCCPFSDGASSVILCSEKFAKAHGGDYIEVTGSGRGGSPAALQGREQMTTIPSTKIASEAAYKMAGITAKDVDFAEVHDCFTIAEVVDTEDLGFFDKGQGIQAIREGRTKLNSDISINPSGGLKSKGHPIGATGIGQVVEVYDQLTGKAGARTVKDAKVGLTHNFGATGASCAVHVFQSV from the coding sequence GTGTGTTTTGTGGAAAAGGTTTGTGTTCTTGGCGCTGGAAGCACCAAATATGGAAAATTAGCCGATAGTATTGCAGATATTACTACTCAGGCATCAGTTGCAGCCATAGAAAGTGCAGGAATTGACCCAAAAGAGATTGGTGCATCTTACATTTCTAACGTTTTTGGAATTGCAGATAAGCAGGTACACATTGGTCCTGTTTTGATGAGTAGGTTGGGAATTCCAGATAAACCATCATTAACTATTGAATCAGCTTGTGGAAGTGGTTCTGTATCATTTAGAGAAGCCTATGCAAATATTGCAGCAGGATTCTATGATTGTCTAATTGCAACTGGTGTTGAAAAAGTAACTCACACTGGAACTGAATGGACAACAACTTACTTTGCATATTGTTCTGATTTCTTTTATGAAGGTCAAGCAGGTGCATCGTTTCCAGGATTGTTTGCATCAATGGCAAGAGCTTACTTGACAGAGTTTGATGCAACTGAAGAAGACTTTGCAGCAGTTGCAGTAAAGAATCATGATAACGGAGTATTAAATCCAAAAGCACACATGCAGAAAAAAATTACTGTAGATGATGTAATGAACTCTGCAGTAGTTGCTAGTCCCCTAAAACTTTATGATTGCTGTCCCTTTTCTGATGGCGCAAGTTCTGTAATTTTATGTTCTGAAAAATTTGCAAAAGCACACGGTGGTGATTACATTGAAGTAACTGGATCTGGTAGAGGTGGTTCACCTGCTGCATTACAAGGACGAGAACAGATGACAACTATTCCAAGTACAAAGATTGCATCAGAAGCTGCATACAAGATGGCAGGTATTACTGCAAAAGATGTAGACTTTGCAGAAGTACATGATTGTTTTACAATTGCAGAAGTTGTTGACACTGAGGATTTAGGTTTCTTTGATAAAGGACAAGGTATACAAGCTATTCGTGAAGGTAGAACAAAATTAAATTCAGATATCTCAATTAATCCATCAGGTGGTCTTAAATCAAAAGGACATCCAATCGGTGCAACTGGAATTGGACAAGTAGTTGAAGTATATGATCAATTAACTGGTAAAGCTGGTGCAAGAACTGTAAAAGATGCTAAAGTTGGTTTAACTCATAATTTTGGTGCAACTGGTGCAAGTTGTGCAGTACATGTTTTCCAGAGTGTGTAA
- a CDS encoding topoisomerase DNA-binding C4 zinc finger domain-containing protein — protein sequence MPRRKSKLKTVQIKKITARHIIKITKSTTEVFKKEIAQYLDNNGFLSWSSKEKKYFLLGTNSPKKGLVQCPQCKVGELMVIRSRTTKKRFMGCSNFYDGCKASSPLLQKARMRATKKPCEVCKWPMIIFRYSRNQKWTHQCSNFNCESRVTKSSK from the coding sequence ATGCCAAGAAGAAAAAGTAAGCTAAAGACAGTTCAAATTAAGAAGATCACTGCCAGACATATAATAAAAATTACAAAGTCAACAACAGAGGTTTTCAAAAAAGAGATCGCTCAATACTTAGACAATAATGGATTTCTATCATGGTCATCAAAAGAAAAAAAATACTTTCTTCTTGGAACAAATTCTCCTAAAAAGGGATTAGTTCAATGTCCACAGTGTAAAGTTGGAGAGTTGATGGTTATTCGATCAAGAACTACAAAAAAACGCTTCATGGGGTGTTCAAATTTTTATGACGGATGTAAAGCATCATCACCGCTATTACAAAAAGCAAGAATGAGAGCAACAAAAAAACCATGTGAGGTTTGCAAGTGGCCAATGATTATTTTTCGTTATTCAAGAAATCAAAAATGGACTCATCAATGTTCAAATTTTAATTGTGAAAGTAGAGTTACTAAATCTTCAAAGTAG
- a CDS encoding carbon-nitrogen hydrolase family protein, with protein MKVAVVQFKASTNKEENLKKIISYISKASSKNATLCAFPEFMMFYTKSSQTAKELANLSETIKGNFVSSISKAAKENHIQVVGSFYEKSKKNNRVYDTSFIINNLGKVISVYRKIHLYDALGFKESKKMIAGSKISKPVSTSIGKTGMMICYDLRFPEMSRILTLAGSEVLIAPSAWVKGPMKEEHWITINKTRAIENGCYVVSPDQVGNIYCGRSLVVDPYGKILLDMKKKQGIGYVNIDLKKVKQIRKSLPLLKNRRADTYTTLKI; from the coding sequence ATGAAAGTTGCAGTAGTACAATTCAAAGCATCAACTAACAAAGAAGAAAATCTAAAAAAAATAATTTCATACATTTCAAAAGCATCTTCTAAAAATGCAACATTATGTGCATTTCCTGAATTTATGATGTTTTATACAAAATCATCTCAAACTGCTAAGGAACTTGCAAATTTATCTGAAACAATTAAAGGTAATTTTGTATCTAGTATTTCAAAAGCAGCAAAAGAAAATCATATTCAAGTAGTTGGTTCATTTTATGAAAAATCTAAAAAAAACAATCGTGTTTATGATACTTCGTTTATAATTAATAATTTAGGTAAAGTAATTTCTGTATATCGTAAAATTCACCTTTATGATGCATTAGGCTTTAAAGAATCTAAAAAAATGATTGCAGGCTCAAAAATATCAAAACCTGTCTCTACATCTATTGGAAAAACTGGTATGATGATCTGTTATGATTTAAGATTTCCAGAAATGTCAAGAATTCTTACTCTTGCAGGCTCTGAAGTTTTAATTGCACCATCTGCATGGGTTAAAGGTCCTATGAAAGAGGAACACTGGATTACAATTAACAAAACTCGTGCAATTGAAAATGGATGTTATGTTGTATCACCTGATCAGGTTGGAAATATTTATTGCGGTAGAAGTTTAGTTGTTGATCCGTATGGTAAAATTTTACTTGATATGAAAAAGAAACAGGGAATTGGTTATGTTAACATTGACTTAAAGAAAGTAAAACAAATTCGTAAATCTTTACCACTACTAAAAAATAGAAGAGCAGATACTTACACTACTTTGAAGATTTAG
- a CDS encoding cytochrome c biogenesis protein CcdA yields MKTSKKIPSILILFSGIFLVAFSFSDAQLMPVDAQEFRQAPDYKAIALDGTPVSITDYQGKTILVNLWATWCEPCREEMPALGELHGMFPRSDFEIIGVSIDDPGFEQVIVQTMAEDNLTYPVWLDPENRFQFAFRTIGVPESFLIDADGQIIYQWKGAFDPVSEDTINLVESTIQGTSYQSSEPTILSDGLIAGFVIAFSAGVLSFLSPCVLPLIPVYASLITGMSAKELSQETSQVTRSKLRLTATVKGIMFVIGFSIIFMLLGTTVSFMGNLFFDSIQWIERIGGVVLIVLGLHMIGLFKIPKLEKQIRFDMGKRNSGKFGPLVVGMAFGAGWTPCIGPILAGILTIAASSSSVITGASLLGVYSLGLAIPFLISAIAIDRFLVFFTKIKSKMLLIEKISGGLFVIFGIVLLTGSLVYLNNFFKM; encoded by the coding sequence ATGAAAACATCGAAAAAAATTCCTAGTATACTAATTTTATTTTCAGGTATTTTCTTAGTTGCATTTTCATTTTCTGACGCTCAATTAATGCCAGTTGATGCACAAGAATTCCGACAAGCTCCAGATTACAAAGCTATTGCATTGGATGGAACTCCTGTTTCTATTACTGATTATCAAGGTAAAACAATCCTTGTTAATTTGTGGGCCACATGGTGTGAACCATGTAGAGAAGAAATGCCTGCATTGGGAGAATTACATGGTATGTTTCCTCGTTCAGACTTTGAAATAATTGGTGTAAGTATTGATGATCCTGGTTTTGAGCAAGTAATAGTTCAGACAATGGCTGAAGATAATCTAACTTATCCCGTATGGTTAGATCCTGAAAATAGATTTCAATTTGCATTTAGAACAATTGGAGTTCCTGAATCATTTTTAATTGATGCAGATGGACAAATAATTTATCAATGGAAAGGAGCCTTTGATCCTGTTTCTGAGGACACAATCAATTTAGTGGAATCAACAATTCAAGGAACAAGTTATCAATCTTCTGAACCAACAATTCTAAGTGATGGACTCATTGCAGGATTTGTAATTGCATTTAGTGCAGGAGTTTTGAGTTTTCTTTCTCCTTGTGTTTTACCCTTGATTCCAGTTTATGCATCATTGATTACTGGAATGAGTGCAAAAGAATTATCTCAAGAGACTTCTCAAGTTACTAGAAGTAAATTAAGATTAACTGCAACTGTTAAAGGAATAATGTTTGTTATTGGTTTTTCAATAATTTTCATGTTATTAGGAACAACTGTATCTTTTATGGGAAATCTATTTTTTGATTCAATTCAATGGATTGAAAGAATTGGCGGTGTAGTTCTAATTGTATTGGGATTGCATATGATTGGACTTTTTAAAATCCCAAAATTAGAAAAACAAATCAGATTTGACATGGGTAAAAGAAATTCTGGAAAATTTGGTCCTTTAGTTGTAGGAATGGCCTTTGGTGCAGGCTGGACGCCTTGTATAGGACCAATTTTAGCAGGTATTTTGACTATTGCAGCATCTAGCTCATCAGTAATTACTGGAGCCAGCTTACTTGGAGTTTATTCATTAGGATTAGCAATTCCCTTTTTAATTTCTGCAATTGCAATTGATAGATTCCTAGTATTTTTCACAAAAATAAAATCAAAAATGTTATTGATTGAAAAGATTTCAGGTGGATTGTTTGTAATATTTGGTATTGTATTACTTACTGGATCATTAGTCTATCTAAATAATTTCTTTAAAATGTAA
- a CDS encoding sialidase family protein: MNKVMAIAAVAIVAAIGISAFALMSSESGEVTINVQQPEAEKPAIVEEEISILDTNSSFSAPTTIAQSMMAAQPAPNVTIGDDGKIYVLYQDTVDEKTNIFLKTSTDNGQTFSESVRVNLIDGNVALDGRVAPTIQLGDNGEVYVAWANSRYEPNMFMGNYRQLIFTSSLDDGKTFEPSITIGADELHSGKYFQHMSIDGHGGIHMAWLDGPTKMNSTGYMEKDKSRDRGVRYTQSLDGGITFDTTKLIDANACPCCNVQTAADGEGSVYVSWRKVFGSGDTQVRDMVVAASTDGGKTFGAPVKIYDDGFQFKGCVHVGAPMAIDSVGTLHVAWYTGATERQGMYYASSTDNGQSFSEPMPILTGDWVPPQRIFITVDNDDTVWLTWEDATGLSTNDKSWRYGDTQALIFTAQVIDGELIRSDNPINENDAKSLTNIDSDSGLVSIVWTETDNSVKITTAEN, translated from the coding sequence ATGAATAAAGTAATGGCTATTGCAGCTGTAGCAATTGTTGCAGCTATAGGAATTTCAGCATTCGCCTTAATGTCATCAGAATCTGGTGAAGTTACAATTAATGTTCAACAGCCTGAGGCTGAAAAACCAGCAATTGTTGAAGAGGAAATTTCAATTTTAGATACTAATAGTTCATTTTCAGCACCTACTACTATTGCTCAAAGTATGATGGCAGCACAGCCAGCACCAAATGTAACAATTGGTGATGATGGTAAAATCTATGTACTTTACCAAGATACAGTTGACGAAAAAACTAACATTTTCTTAAAAACCTCTACTGATAACGGACAAACATTTTCAGAATCAGTTAGAGTTAATTTGATTGACGGCAATGTTGCTTTAGATGGACGTGTAGCACCAACAATTCAACTTGGTGATAACGGTGAAGTCTATGTTGCATGGGCCAATTCACGATATGAACCAAATATGTTCATGGGCAATTACAGACAATTAATTTTCACATCATCCCTTGATGATGGAAAAACATTTGAACCATCTATCACAATTGGAGCAGATGAATTGCATTCAGGAAAATACTTCCAACATATGTCTATTGATGGACATGGTGGTATTCACATGGCATGGTTAGACGGTCCAACTAAAATGAATTCAACTGGTTACATGGAAAAAGACAAGTCTCGTGATAGAGGAGTTAGATACACACAATCATTAGATGGTGGAATTACTTTTGATACAACTAAATTAATTGATGCAAACGCTTGTCCTTGTTGTAACGTACAAACTGCAGCAGATGGTGAAGGCAGTGTTTATGTCTCTTGGCGTAAAGTCTTCGGATCTGGTGATACTCAAGTTAGAGACATGGTAGTTGCAGCATCAACTGATGGTGGTAAAACATTTGGAGCCCCGGTTAAAATTTATGATGACGGATTCCAGTTTAAGGGATGCGTTCACGTTGGAGCACCAATGGCAATTGATTCAGTAGGAACTTTGCATGTTGCATGGTACACTGGTGCAACTGAACGTCAAGGAATGTATTATGCATCTTCAACTGATAACGGACAAAGTTTCAGCGAACCAATGCCAATCTTAACTGGTGATTGGGTTCCTCCACAAAGAATCTTCATTACAGTTGACAATGATGATACTGTTTGGTTAACATGGGAAGATGCAACTGGACTCTCTACTAATGATAAATCTTGGAGATATGGTGATACACAAGCATTGATTTTCACTGCACAAGTCATTGACGGTGAACTAATCAGATCAGACAACCCAATTAATGAAAATGATGCTAAATCACTTACTAACATAGACTCTGATAGTGGATTGGTATCAATTGTTTGGACTGAAACCGATAACTCTGTTAAAATTACAACAGCTGAAAATTAG
- a CDS encoding winged helix-turn-helix transcriptional regulator codes for MENYEKVLEHIKKNPGQTQAQITHRLEIPQSTVKYHLLVLGKENKIFSEKLFKTHYFPIGISDELKIESCIKSNYNLNVIFEMCKNEKSLDEIAESCNISKSMASKRLQILESLDTIKKIKVEKKIKFCRN; via the coding sequence TTGGAAAATTATGAAAAAGTTTTAGAACATATTAAAAAAAATCCAGGACAAACACAAGCACAGATTACACACAGACTAGAAATTCCACAATCCACAGTAAAATATCATTTATTGGTTTTAGGTAAAGAAAATAAAATTTTTTCTGAAAAGTTATTCAAAACTCATTATTTTCCAATAGGAATAAGTGATGAATTAAAAATTGAATCTTGCATTAAATCAAATTATAATTTAAATGTAATTTTTGAAATGTGTAAAAATGAAAAGTCACTTGATGAAATTGCAGAATCTTGCAATATTTCAAAGAGTATGGCATCAAAAAGATTGCAAATTTTGGAATCACTTGATACAATTAAGAAAATTAAGGTAGAGAAGAAAATTAAATTTTGTAGAAATTAA
- a CDS encoding tautomerase family protein, translating into MPLITVSMYPGRTQEQKDEYAKAITKSAVEILKTKESHVIVVFEDNPKENWFLAGNQL; encoded by the coding sequence ATGCCGTTGATAACAGTATCAATGTATCCTGGAAGAACCCAGGAACAAAAGGATGAATATGCAAAAGCAATCACAAAATCTGCTGTAGAGATTCTAAAAACAAAAGAAAGTCATGTTATTGTTGTTTTTGAGGATAATCCTAAAGAAAATTGGTTTCTAGCTGGAAACCAACTTTAA
- a CDS encoding rhomboid family intramembrane serine protease, which translates to MLLPIRDENPHPPGFKPKVTIGLIIVNVIVFFLEVLYTGQFFDFTNQNAFVMFYNWGAVPGCITGAFSGVDMGGTIQSCPAFPELTLLTSTFMHGGLLHLGGNLLFLWIFGDNIELKFGKIKFLGIYLIWGVVAGLVHIFGDVSSATPAVGASGAISGILGAYLIIFPKTRIQTFLMLGFFWRMMHIQARWFLPFWLIFQNLLPFFIGGFGVAGGGVAYLAHIGGFVIGLATGYLYKKTHSSDFTYGTRYGYGSDFR; encoded by the coding sequence ATGCTGCTACCAATACGAGATGAAAATCCACATCCTCCTGGATTCAAACCTAAAGTAACTATTGGATTAATTATTGTAAATGTAATTGTATTTTTCTTAGAAGTCCTTTACACTGGACAATTTTTTGATTTTACAAATCAAAATGCATTTGTAATGTTTTACAATTGGGGTGCAGTTCCAGGTTGTATAACAGGTGCATTTAGTGGAGTGGATATGGGTGGAACAATTCAAAGCTGTCCAGCTTTTCCTGAACTAACATTGTTGACATCTACATTCATGCATGGTGGTTTACTTCACCTTGGTGGTAATTTATTATTCCTGTGGATCTTTGGTGATAACATCGAATTAAAATTTGGAAAAATAAAATTTCTTGGAATTTATTTGATATGGGGAGTTGTTGCTGGACTAGTTCATATTTTCGGTGATGTTTCTAGTGCAACACCAGCAGTTGGTGCATCTGGTGCAATTTCTGGAATTTTAGGAGCATACTTGATAATTTTCCCTAAAACTAGAATTCAGACATTTTTGATGCTAGGATTTTTCTGGAGAATGATGCATATCCAGGCACGCTGGTTTTTGCCATTTTGGCTGATATTCCAAAATTTACTTCCATTCTTTATTGGAGGATTTGGTGTAGCTGGTGGTGGAGTGGCTTATCTTGCTCACATTGGCGGTTTTGTAATCGGACTTGCTACAGGGTATTTGTATAAAAAAACACATAGTTCAGACTTTACGTATGGAACAAGATATGGTTATGGATCTGATTTTAGATAA
- a CDS encoding peptidase yields MGLFTILLFIPNPTFAEVFVPLHEYLGYFDSNGIYTVVGNVKNENNFAVIPTITVSVIDGAETISKTIKHVPLAVGSEIPFKIKFPEIKSNIPVLVNPELTFEKTIKDEIPIQVLYDKTLIKHDDGHITGKIQNTGNQTIHYPKLFAVVHGYDRVLDITQNIEFIEKIEPGEILDFTMYPDPSITEDVFYYSCFGPVDMSVVPISVKKNEGKFDLRYDSPGTFFYDAKYDERGTDLTIRSTNSYPFPTYANFEFPPISGNEKFSVTLNDEPIDFIQSMDQMGYWHVAFDVQPQSQGILKISGFDEGLPPDMPLVPMWVKQNGGWWSTNQIIDSEFLEGIKFLVDTQIIEVSTLEKSSQSDWKIPSWTKTIAGWWSEEQISDDEFLIIIKNLIERQIIVV; encoded by the coding sequence TTGGGTTTATTCACTATTCTTCTATTCATCCCTAATCCAACATTTGCTGAAGTTTTTGTTCCATTACATGAATATCTTGGTTATTTTGATTCAAATGGAATCTATACAGTAGTAGGAAATGTAAAGAACGAAAATAATTTTGCAGTAATTCCAACCATTACTGTATCAGTAATTGATGGGGCAGAAACAATCTCAAAAACAATAAAACATGTTCCGTTAGCTGTTGGTTCCGAAATCCCATTCAAAATTAAATTTCCTGAAATTAAATCAAATATTCCAGTACTTGTAAATCCTGAATTAACATTTGAAAAAACAATCAAAGATGAAATCCCAATCCAAGTTCTATACGATAAAACACTCATCAAACATGATGATGGACATATCACTGGAAAAATTCAAAATACAGGTAATCAAACAATACACTATCCAAAATTATTTGCTGTAGTTCATGGATATGACAGGGTTTTAGATATTACTCAAAATATTGAATTTATTGAAAAAATTGAACCAGGAGAAATTTTAGATTTTACAATGTATCCAGATCCTTCTATAACTGAAGATGTTTTTTACTATAGTTGCTTCGGACCAGTTGATATGAGTGTGGTTCCAATATCAGTAAAAAAGAATGAAGGAAAATTTGATTTAAGATATGATTCACCTGGTACATTTTTTTATGATGCAAAATATGATGAAAGAGGAACTGACCTAACAATCCGTAGTACTAACAGCTATCCCTTTCCAACATATGCTAATTTTGAATTTCCACCAATATCTGGCAATGAAAAATTCTCTGTAACTCTCAATGATGAACCAATTGATTTTATACAAAGTATGGATCAAATGGGATATTGGCACGTAGCATTTGATGTGCAGCCTCAATCACAAGGAATTTTGAAAATTTCAGGATTCGATGAGGGATTACCTCCTGACATGCCTTTAGTCCCAATGTGGGTAAAACAAAATGGAGGTTGGTGGTCTACTAATCAAATCATAGATTCAGAATTTCTTGAAGGAATAAAATTTCTAGTTGATACCCAAATAATTGAAGTTTCAACATTAGAAAAATCTTCACAAAGTGATTGGAAAATTCCTTCATGGACCAAAACTATTGCTGGTTGGTGGAGTGAAGAACAAATTTCTGATGATGAATTCCTAATTATAATCAAAAATCTCATTGAAAGACAAATTATTGTTGTATGA
- a CDS encoding winged helix-turn-helix transcriptional regulator, which produces MIDRSQKLQELIDDNPGIQFREIMRSSGLKNGVLSHYLKKLEDGGLVKVMRGPRQVRFYSPNISEEESIVIKALRKETPRALLLALIKEDGLEFTELVKEVKKSPSTVSLYLSQIVADELVETKMVDLKKRYHIKVRELVDKLVEEHRPGSLEKSTSGFEDIINSF; this is translated from the coding sequence ATGATTGATAGATCTCAAAAATTACAGGAACTAATTGATGATAATCCTGGAATCCAATTCCGTGAAATTATGCGTTCATCTGGATTAAAAAATGGAGTTTTGTCTCATTATCTAAAAAAACTAGAAGACGGTGGCCTCGTTAAAGTAATGCGTGGTCCAAGACAAGTCAGGTTTTACTCTCCAAATATTAGTGAAGAAGAATCAATTGTCATCAAAGCACTCAGAAAAGAAACTCCACGCGCTTTGTTACTTGCTTTAATTAAAGAAGATGGATTAGAATTTACAGAATTAGTAAAGGAGGTTAAAAAATCCCCTTCAACCGTTTCACTTTATCTTTCACAAATTGTTGCTGACGAATTAGTTGAAACTAAAATGGTAGATTTGAAAAAAAGATATCATATTAAAGTAAGAGAGCTTGTAGACAAGTTAGTTGAAGAGCACAGACCAGGTTCACTTGAAAAATCTACATCTGGATTTGAAGACATTATCAACTCTTTCTAG
- a CDS encoding peptidase has product MKILLLILLLIFSSGLVITSYDAYGHGVGSEIFPPVELNGKLVSVEVSSSTKDDVENDDQQISIALIDFDSKITLRDVTFLVKSERGEQFLFEKEFKADNGFLVFNFVSEDTDSIIVEEKDSGEDFFGSLLGLESRLIDVKGPKLSEGGLYKLDISIITADGYSQKLETPLVFNAGISIAQTTTHDFVDPDFGNQNIKVVTYYDEISNFQYDPKLKKISYSMPFEWSLKNINQTSVVHEEIIIPKEFGALLLSGFSMSVNDIKLSDDIVNVDDFFTEGRVVHFIIYQKELVNIFKNSANLNGMNFEITPDRDYTHISSVTDNGQFRILVSWEPEYLESNSNAKIIFDITDIFLKNKPVSTNYEFSITQNDQLIFKQNGISTDSKTEHNVADFFIPENISGIVNLNFKNLDGNEFATTSIPIAIHENKNIDSDSIPDWVTNDIQLWSEGKINDSKLIDTINYLIENEIITIHDNSSEISEVEKIPSWIQIIAGWWINGEINDETFFEILEFLTQKQIIPIQS; this is encoded by the coding sequence TTGAAAATTTTATTATTAATTTTACTTTTAATATTTTCTTCAGGGTTAGTAATTACTTCTTATGACGCATATGGTCATGGAGTAGGAAGTGAAATATTTCCACCAGTTGAATTAAATGGTAAACTTGTAAGTGTAGAAGTTTCATCTTCAACAAAAGATGATGTAGAAAATGATGATCAACAAATTTCAATCGCTTTAATTGATTTTGATTCTAAAATCACATTACGTGATGTAACATTTTTAGTAAAATCTGAACGTGGAGAACAATTTCTTTTTGAAAAAGAATTCAAAGCTGATAATGGTTTTCTAGTTTTCAATTTTGTATCTGAAGATACCGATTCAATTATTGTTGAAGAAAAAGACAGTGGTGAAGATTTTTTTGGTTCATTACTAGGTTTAGAAAGTAGATTAATTGACGTAAAAGGTCCAAAACTTAGTGAAGGCGGACTATACAAATTAGATATTAGTATCATTACGGCTGATGGATATTCTCAAAAACTAGAAACCCCTCTTGTTTTCAATGCAGGAATTTCAATTGCACAAACAACTACTCATGATTTTGTTGATCCAGATTTTGGAAATCAAAATATCAAAGTAGTGACATATTATGATGAAATTTCTAATTTTCAATATGACCCAAAATTAAAAAAAATTAGTTATTCGATGCCTTTTGAATGGTCATTAAAAAATATTAACCAAACTTCAGTTGTTCATGAAGAAATTATAATCCCAAAAGAATTTGGTGCACTACTTTTATCTGGATTTTCAATGTCTGTAAATGACATAAAGTTATCAGATGACATTGTTAATGTTGATGATTTTTTTACTGAAGGCCGTGTTGTTCATTTTATAATCTATCAAAAGGAATTGGTAAATATTTTTAAAAACAGTGCAAATCTAAATGGAATGAATTTCGAAATTACACCAGATCGTGATTATACTCATATTAGTTCAGTTACAGACAATGGACAGTTTAGAATTCTTGTTTCTTGGGAACCTGAATACCTTGAATCTAATTCAAATGCTAAAATTATTTTTGATATAACTGATATTTTCTTGAAAAACAAACCTGTTTCCACAAATTATGAATTTTCTATAACACAAAATGATCAATTAATTTTTAAGCAAAATGGAATCAGTACTGATTCCAAGACTGAGCATAATGTTGCAGATTTTTTTATTCCTGAAAATATTTCAGGAATTGTGAACCTTAATTTTAAAAATTTGGATGGTAATGAATTTGCAACAACTAGTATTCCTATTGCAATTCATGAAAATAAAAATATTGATTCTGATTCAATTCCTGATTGGGTTACAAATGACATACAGTTGTGGTCAGAAGGAAAAATTAATGATTCTAAGTTAATTGATACCATTAATTATTTAATTGAAAATGAAATTATTACGATTCATGACAATTCATCTGAAATTTCTGAAGTAGAAAAAATACCTTCTTGGATACAAATTATTGCTGGTTGGTGGATCAATGGCGAAATTAATGATGAAACTTTTTTTGAAATTCTTGAATTTTTGACTCAAAAACAAATAATTCCAATTCAGTCATAA